The stretch of DNA attttatggttgagggtcaccacaacatgaggaacttcaTTAAGGGTTGTagtattaggaaggttaagaaccactgatctaaaggGGAGGGCTgttaaatcagataaataatttgcACATAGTTGTGACAGGAACTTAAAGATCATTAGTATTCTTGTGTGGTTTGGACCTTgccagtttttttgttatttaggGCAATGCTTGACTCCATCCCTCCTTTCATAGATGTGCTCACATCAGCCCAGCACACATCTGTTGAGAACTTACTAGTTGCAATAGATAAATACTAGGAATGCAAAACAAATAATGTGCACTCTGACCTCCAGGCTAGTTAGGAGCAGGGCAGAAAATGTATTTTGTGAATGGAAATGTGTTTTGGACACTACTACAAAGCATTGCCTTTCCTATTGATAGCAGCAAGGATTGTCATGATTTtaacacataacaaaaaaatcaCTAGAAACAGCAAGAGCTATGTCagtattggattttttttgtccATATCTGTCAAACGACTTCATGGCTCTCACTATTTGCCAAAGCTTACTCCACATTGTTAACTTCAAAGTTATCAAGTTGGTAAACTGCAGTGTCAAAGGGTGGTTAGCCATCCAGTATGTCTCCATTTGCTTCCAAAGTAGTGTGCAGGAccgatttcttttttttaatttattttacataccaaccacagatccccttctcatccctcctcttgctccccaCCTCCCAATCTACCCCTTATCCCCTCCTTCAACagagtaagttctcccatgggggcggacagctaagcctggtacattcagttgaggcaggacccagcccctcccttcttcatcaagggtgagcaaggcttcccaccataggtaatgggatccagaaagccagctcatgcaccagggatagatcttgatcccactgtcagggccTGCTCAAACAGAAGGGACTGATTTCTTAATCCACATAGGGAGAAACCTGTGGCTCCCTCCAGAAGTATACAAGAGGatttgttctcttcttccatccttACCCATCCTCTAAAATGTACTGGAAAGATGTGATAACTACACATTATATGACGTTTTATTTATACAACTGAAAAGACATGGATGTTCCAAACAGTCTTTGctcctgtttgctttttcttttcctttcattgaaaatagacttttttttctcatataatacatcctgattatggtttcccctccctctactcctcccagctcctcccctcgCTAAATCTAGActcactccctttctttctctcactagaaaacaagcaggcttctatgggataataataaaacaaaaactaacgcATCAGAAttggcaaaacaaacagaaggaaaagagcccaagagaaggcacaagaaacagagatcgATCCACTCGttcgcacactcaggaatcccataaaaacactaaactggaagccataatatatactcaaAGACACTAAAaggtaaaaagataaaatatagataaaaataataagattcttttttttttttttaaggaagagcCCTGACACAATGTaagacaaagaacctccacagatgacttgagttcatttttctcttggccatctactgctgggcatgcagcctacccttaagagcaGTTTgattccccagtgagactcccttggggaagccaattttcatttgcaagtggttatcaattggggATTCTCCTAGGATCCCAACTGGTATGGACCCATACAGGATCTGTGCacgctgcctcagtctctgtgagtttgtgtgtgcttctatcatgttgatttagagggccttgttttcttggtgtcctccatcctctctggttcTCACActtcttccacctcctcttcctcagggttccctgagccctgggaggaaggatttaatggagacatcccgTTTAgagctgaacaaggcactgatctacgaTATAGCAGGATGTCATTAGAAGTAATTTTAttactaggtttgaggtttttggggtttttttgggggggggttgtttgtttgtttacagtagtatttggttttacccttggCTATCTACTCTCAAGTTCTTGGTCACAATGGCAGTGTctggtatgggtttcatcttgtggagggAGACTtaggtcaaatcagatattggttggtgactcccacagactttgtgccaccattgcactagcatatcttgcacgCAGGGCATCATTGTAGGTCAAAGGGTGTGGCTGGGTAGGTGTTAACATGTCTTCTCTGGTAGCGCGTAGAGTATCTTCCTTTAACAAAGACCCTAGAAGGTAGGGGCAAAGGCTCTATGTAGACTCCCCTCTTCTCcacgttcaatgagttgtgtaagcTTTGTCTTCAGCAATTGGGGCCTTgaaatcagtttgtggagagcaacctataccTAGTCTTGGtgacagcctgggttgtttgaggatttctatgggacctctttggccaataactcaactATATGTAATCCAGTCATTgaactggaaacttcatttggtgacaagagatggccagttgcaGTTCCAtctccccattatttggtgacttaatttagatcaccttcatatatgtatatattttaggaagcttctactgtagtagATTTCCATGTGACCCCCAAAatgacccttaattttagctatctctcctcgtattccctccctcatcccctctttcctttctgtctctacttGATCCTCGCATTCCAGTCTCTGCCCCACCCcgtccataactatctattctatttccttttcctgtggAGATTTATCAGTCTTCAACCCCCAGTCTCTTACTCATTACCCagcctctgtggttctacagattgtagcttgagtatcattgacttaacagttaacatccacatataagtgaatatataccacaTTTGTTATTCTGGGTCTGCATTGACTTACTCAGGAttcattttttctagttctatccatttacctgcaaattttatgatttaattttttaatggctgagtaatactccattgtgtaaatgtacattttctttatccatgctTCTGCTaaaggacatctaggttatttccagtttctgaatGTTAttaataaagcagcaatgaatatagttgagcaagtgtctctgtggtaggatgaagtatcATTTGGGTGAACatccaagagtggtattgctggataTTGAGGTACGTCCATGCCTATCACCCTGAGGATTCACCACACCAATTTCCATAGAAGTTGTACAAGATTGCACTCCTACAAGCAATAGAGGAAcgttccccttgctccacttgctcaccagcatgagctgtcacttgttttattgatcttagccattctgacagctgtaagatgaaatcttaaagtagttttgatttgcatttcccaagtgagtaaggatattgaacatttctttgagtgtttctcagccatcttgagtttcctctttttagaattctttgtttagatctgtaccacattttttaattgtttgttttgggttgtttgttttcttcatatctagtatttttaattttttaatatattttagatattatccCTCTATCTAATAGAGGAgttagtaaaaatcttttcccattctataggctgtcactttgtctaaCTGAGAGGGTCCTTTGCCATGTAGAAGCTTCTCGGTTTCATGAGGCCCCAttaattaattgttgatcttagtacctgtgctaatggtgttgtgttcagaaagttgtctcctgtgccaataagtgcaaggctattccccactttcttttctatcaagttcaatgttgaggtctttgatccatttggagttgagttttgtgcaaggtggtAAGTATAGGTCTATTTGGAGtcttctacatgtagccatccagtttgaccagcacaatTTACTGAAggtgctgtctttttttctgatGTGTATTCctgacttctttataaaaaataagatgtaaatgggtgtgtgaatttatgttctgggtcttcagttcaaatccattgatcaacgtgtctgtttttatgcctatatcatgctgtttttattactatagctctgtagtacaacttgagatcagggatggtgatacctccagcaattcttttattatttggaTTGTTTTGGCtgtccttggtgtgtgtgtgtgtgtgtgtgtgtgtgtgtgtgtgtgtgtgtgtgtgtttccagatgAAGCTGAAGATTCTTTTTctaagatctgtgaagaattgtgctggaattttgatagggatcaTATTGAGTCTATAGATTGCTCTTGGTAggatggctatttttactatattaattctacttatccatgagcagggaaggtctttccatcttctcatatcttcttgAATTTCTTCCCTTAATGTCTTGAAGTTTTTACGATACAAGTcaacttgcttggttagagtgaCCTCAAGATTTTATActtttttgaagctattgtgaaaggtgttgctTCTCTGAACTCATTCtcagtctgtcatttgtatatagtagTAGCCTTAccgatttttgtgagttaattgtaaactactttgctgaaagtgtttatcagctatagaagtttcctggtgaaatttttagggtcacttatgtatactataaaatcatctgcaaataatgatactttgacttcttttccaatttgtgttcccttgatctccttcagtgtcttattgctctagctaagatttcaactactatattgaataggtgtgGAGAgcgtggacagccttgtcttgttcctgattttagtacaATTGCctcagtttttctccatttaagttgatgttagCTATTGGCTTTCCGTAAACTGTCTTGATTATGTTGAGGTATCTTTCTTGAAtacctaatctctccaggacattCATCGTGAAGAAGTGGtgcattttgtcaaaggccctTTCTTCATTTAATGAGATTGTGTGGTTTGTGTCTTTCAGAtagtttatatggtagattacattgatctatttacatatgttgaaccatccctgcatctttggaatgaagccttcttgatcatggtggatgatctttttgatatgtgcTTGTATTCagcttgcaagtattttattgagaagttttgcatctatgttcataagggaaattggtctgtacttttgttgggtctttatgtggtttggtaTCTGGGtgactatggcctcataaaactaagtgggcaatgttccttctctttccattttGTGGAAAAATTGAGGAATATTAGCATTAACTCTTTTTTGGAAGTCTGGTAAATTCTACACTAAAACCATCCagctctgggatttttttctggCAGGGGAGGGACTTCTAATGACTACTTCCATTTTACTAGAGGTTATTGGTCTCTTTACAttgcttatctggtcttgattcaactttggtaagtggtatgtatcaagaagaattatccatttcttttagattttccaatttggtggagtacaagCTTTTAAAGTGtgttcttatgattctctggagtTCCTAAGAATATGTTACTATGTCCTCCTTTTCAGTTTTAACTTTGTTAATTTacatcctctccctctctctctctctctctctctctctctctctctctctctctctctctctctccctgccttttagttaatttggataatggcttgtcaattttttttctcaaagaaccaattctttgtttcactgattatttgtatttgttgtttgtttgtttgttttgtttctattttattgatttcagccctgagtttgactaTTTTTTCgctgtctactcctcttgtgtatgatttcttcattttgttctagAATTTTCAGGAGTGCTGTTAAgctgctagtatgagatctctccaggtttttatgtagacacttagtgctgtgaacttgcctcttagcaccacttttaCTGTGTCCCATAAACCTCGGTATGCTGTGTATCCATTTTCATTGTATTCTAGAGCgctaactttttttaaaaaaattctttcttgacctatttttcattcagtagagagttgttcagttgttcagttccatgagtttgtaagctttctgttgttaaCATTCAGCTTTATTCCGTGGTGGTCAAATAGGATGTAAGACGttacttcaattttcttgtatccattgagatttgctttatgtcCAAGTATGTGGTTAACTTTGGAGAAATTTCCATGCAGtactgagaaggtatattcttttgtgtttgtttgaaatgttttgtaaatatctgttaggttcattagGTTTATAatatcagttagctccagcatttctctgtttagtttttgtctagatgatctgtctattggcgagagtggagtattgaagtttcccactatcagTACATGATTTAAGCTGccattgtgtttcttttatgaacttgggtgcccttgtgtttggagcatagaCATTAAGGATTCCAGTGCCCTCTTAATGAATTTTTCccttgatgagtatgtagtgtcctttcctatctcttctgattagttttgatttgaagtgtattttgtcagatattaaaatggtgacactagcttgcttcttaggttcatttgtttgggatatctttttccatccttttaccctgaggtgggGTCTCTCCTTGCTgttaaaaatgtgtttcttaGATGCAGCAGCAGGAGAGATCCTGTTTTTTCATccattctattaatctgtgtctttttattgggaaattgagaccattaatattgagagagatcaaggagcagTGCTTGCTGATTCCTATGATTTCAGTTTTGGGGTGTAAgtgtgtgtttcccctcttttgatttgcttgtctggggttatttattccttgtgttttcttgggtataGTTAACTACTTtagtttggagttttccttctagcaccttctataAGGATAGATTtgtagatattgcttaaatttggttttatcctggaatgtcttattttctccatctactgtGATTGACAGATTTGCTGGGTATAGGAGTCTGGGCTGGCACCTGTGATTtcttagagtctgtagaacatctgtccaggtcctctATTGAGGAGtcaagtgtaattctaataggtttgcatttatatgttacttggtcttttttccttGCAGCATTTAATAGTCTATTTGCTTTACatgttcagtgttttgattattatgtgctgaggggaatttcttttctggcctagtctgtttggtgttctgtatgcttcttgtaccttgataggcatctccttctttatctttttttttttttttccggtttttcgaggcagggtttctctgtgtagttttgcgcctttcctggaactcacttggtagcccaggctggcctcgaactcacagagatcctcctggctctgcctcccgagtgctgggattaaaggcgtgcgccaccaccgcccggcggcatctccttctttaggttagggaaatttcttctatgattttttaaaaatattttttgtgcctttaaCCTGGGTTTCTTGGATGTTTCCTGGATGTTCTGTGTCAGGGGggttttagatttaacattttatttgactgGGGTATCtacttctatcatatcttcaaagcCTGAGATTCTCTTGCCCATCTCTTATATTCTTACACTGATGAGGCTTGCCTCTAAGGTTCCTATTTGGGTTCTTAGGTTTCagttccagatttccctcagtttgggttttctttattgattctagtTTCACTTTCGGGTCTGAAAtcattttgttcatttccttccactgtttgtgtgtTCATAGATTTCATtaagagatttattaattttctctttaaggacttctatcatgTCCATAAAGGCTAGTTTTAGGTAATTTTCTCATGCTTCAGCTCTGTTGTAGTACTTAGGGCCTACTGTGGTAGGGCTGCTGGGCTCCAATGGAGACATGTTGTCCTGGCTACTatctattgtgtttttatgctggcatctaggtaTCTAAGTTTGGGGAGACTGTAATTCTAGTTGCTGAAACCTGGAATTGTCTTTGCTGGGTGGGtgctttgttccttggtttctgttgccctctctggttctcagtagagtgtggtggctgtgtgttgcctggtaggaagtTATTCCAGGAGCTGATAGGTGTGGTCATTGGGGTTTCCAGGTAAATGTGTTCCTAGGTATTGGGAGTTGACACTTAGGAAAGGGGATAGACTAGAGAGGGTTGAGggggtccacaggagggaggaaagcaagtTGTTCTGTAGGAGGCATGTAGGTCCttatgctcacagataagcactaggggaaccaggaatgttaaacatgcaGGCTTCTCTCTTCAAAGGGAGAAATGTATGACCTGTTTTCTACCTGGTTAAAAGTCTGATGACTTTTGCGCTGTGTGGCCCAAGATCACACCAGATCATCCCCCAGACCCTTACCTTGAGCTCCCGTTTCTCAGTCAATCTGTAGGACCTGTCTTTATGAAAGATATCACTTATACTTTACAGTTTCAGTGTAGCCACGTCTCAAGCTTTGATGTACATCAAAGTGGGATGGAGTTAATTATCACTTGAAACTTTTTACCAAATagtgctgtgtttaaatatgcctaaaataaactacttgaTGTCACTCTCAatgtttgaaccaacactggctaccAAGTCGGGTTGAGCCGAACTGCCTTCACGTCTCTGGGATGGTCACCCACATTGTTCCCCCAGGgtctgcttagtcccctgggaatggaggcagagagtgaAGAAAGGCCAACAGCTAGTTTGTTACAGAGCTGGGGAGGAGACTAGAAGAGTGGatatggaggagagaagggaaagtgaATATTTGAAGCTTGCCTACCGTCTTTGCTGGCCTACTTGCTCCTCTGGCAGGCTTGGCTGGCAGGTTCCCAGAGAAAGCCTGCTGGCCTTGTGGGCTGGGATAACAGGGGAGTGAGGAAGAGGGTTGGAGGGGAAGGTCTGcatgatccactggagatgggggcGGAGAAGTGTGTGGGGGGGCAAAGCAGGTGGTCTTCTACAAAGATGGTGTGAGACTGGGGATTgtatttggaggagaggagggagtggtgGAAATCTGTACTTagctacctgcttccctggccagagtggcctgcaggttcccagggaatgcgtgctggagttgggggctggggtgAATTAATGCATTTGGGGAATGGTTAGAGTGGAAGATCGTGTGGTCCActagagaggggaggaggggagggaggtggcagcaggtggtctgctgaAGAGCTGGGGATGAGTCGGGTAGACTGGATTTAGAAGAATGGAAGgaaaggtgaagatctgcagctagcctgcctgcttccctggccagagtggcctgtgggctcccagggaatgcctgctggagttgaggGCTGGGATAAAGCAAAGATTGTGCTGTTGACTTTCAAGAAGTGATTCCATTTGGCTCTCCTAGCTTTggaaagctgatctgtagatttTAGAAATATATCTGGTACTAATACTTTACAATCAATAGGCACAGCCAGCAGACCATGGGAATCCTGGAAATGACTTTGAATAGAAAGTaaaccagttctctctctctctctctctctctctctctctctctctctctctctctctctctctctcttctaggaCAATCCGTTTTTTGACCTGCACTTCAAGAAAGTCTACAGCTTGGAGGCCTACAGCTGTGCCTCTAAGTACTCCTTTGCTCGAACAGTGAACAGGCTGAACCATGTGTATCTTAAGAAGGACTTACACCTCGTGAACTTTGATTCAACTTACATTAACGATGACTCCATTTGGTCCTCCAACAACAAGGACTGCCTGGTCCTCATGAGAATATGCTTTTATGCTTTCAATCTTGTGTGCTTGTCCCTGTGTCCCCTGCCACTTTGAAGATGTAACCCAAAGTCCTTCATCAAtgtctgaagaaaatgtctctccaaTTGAATACTGATAGTCAAAAGTTTGTTTTGCCTCTTCCTCGATGGCTGTTatttatactaaaataaaatgaggCATTGTGAATTGCAATGAAATGTGTTTTGGTGCAATTGTTCAGCAGTTAGGACACTTTGGGTCCAGTATGTTCCATGGTAACTTTGGAAGTGTTGCATGGTTTGGGCTAAATTAGAATcaagaaaaaactttaaaatagatGCTGGGTTCATAAATAAGATTTTATCTTTTGAAGATATCAGTACTGTTCAAAACATTCTTCATATCCAAGATAATTCCTCTAAAAATTCCAATGGCCTGTATTATAGAAATGGAAAAGCCAATCTTCAAAATTCATACAGAACTGCCAAACGCTCCTGGtagcaaaaacaagcaaataaaacctTGAAAAATAAGTACAAAGTTGGAGGACTCACACTTTCTGTTTGTGAAATGCACTACAAAACTACTATAATTAAAACAGCCTGGTACGAGCATAAGGACAGTCCCAGAACACAAAGCTACCAAGTTCATCCAAGGGAGAAGGAATAATCCCTTCAACTGATGATGCTTGGATAACTGGATATCCACACAAAAGAACTGAATTAGACACATACCTTACACCagctataaaaattataaatgactCATTAATCTAAGCATAGTAACTAAACCCATAAAATATTAGAATTAAATATAAGGGTAAATCTTGAGGACTTTGGGATTGATACTGGATTCTTAtaatgtcaaaagaaaaaataagtaaaccagACTTCATGTAAAGATCTCTTTGCACCAAAGGACATTATCAAGAAATTGAAAACAAGCCTTGGAAGAAAGAATATATCTTCAAATCATGTGACTGAAAAAGACTTAAAACCTAGACACACAGAGAATTCAGTGACATAAAACAACCCTTTTTAAATGGGCAAAGGACATTGACAGATAGTTCTGCAAATACATATAACCAACAAACACGAGAAAGGTGTTCAGCATCACTAGTCCTTAggcaaatgcaaatcaaaacccaAGTGTCAAGTCAGATCTGCTTTCACATCTGCTAGGATGACTGTGTCTTTATGAAATGAACATGAGTGTTAAAAGTTATAGAGGGCGTGGAGCAACTGGAGCCCTCTTCCACTGCTAGTAGGGATGTAGATGCTATGGCCATGTAAGAAATGGTGTGCTGGAGCAACCTATTCCCAGGTAGTCAAGGAACCAAAGAAAATCTTTTCTTTGATTGATGGATCCAGGACTTCACAGAGTACATTCTACTGGAGACTTACTAATAGAAATGTAGGTCTTgttagtcaggatacctttcagATCCTTGCAATTTGGGTGGGGGCAAAGTGAATTAAATTAAGCTGGAATGCCCTTGCTTAATCACACTGGTACCAAAGTGTCCCTTAAAGTACTGGTATTGATGGCCTTGTCATTCTGGGTTCAGTTGTAAAACACACATTACTccaataatttgtttattttaactttctaggaagcaaagaaaaattgAGAAGTGCTATTCAAAAGTAGTCATAGAATGTACAATTTAGGATGGCTCATTCCATACAGGCAATTCCTAAGAAGTTACCAAATGACTCAGTATTTCCTTCAGAGGTGCAGACCCAAGCAAATTCAAAACAGTGCCTTGAGTAAATAGTTGTATACCAATGTATATACAATTATGTTGTGTTTGCAGCATTCTTCATAAtaccaaaagaagaaaacatcatgCTTCCATCAAAAGATGAATGAATTGACATAACCAGGTAATTGGTATAGCCAagtaatggaatattattcagcctttaAAGAGATACAAGTTTCGATGCAtgctacatttaaaaatgttatgcTAAGTTAAATAATCCACAAACGAAAGGACAATTATTGCATGATTTGTCTTTATGAAATATTTGGAGTAGATAAATTCAGAGGCAGAATAGAGGAAAACTAAGAGACTAGAGGAGAAGGAATGAAGATATTTCTTAATTGTTACACAGTTTCTGTGATGAAAATTTTAGAAATGGAAATCATGCAACATGGTGAATGTAACTAATACTACCTTCTTGTACATCGAATACGGTTAAAACAGTCAATATAATgttatatattgaacataattaaaaataatgtgataAATAAACAGCATATACTACATACTTTAAATAGGTAGGTTATTTGGTAAATGAACTATACAATAATTAgcatataaaaggaaaaaaggatcTCCTTCCATCTACTAGAAGGAAAATACATAAACTCTTTACAAACTAAGAATGGGGGAAATTTTCCTTACTATCACTCAAAATCCAGGAACAGAGTAAATAATATtaactatataaaatacatataaaaaaaactacagagaaagCCAAAAACAAATTGCAAACTGGGAAAAATTGCAACTTGTATCAAAGCCTGCATATGTTCCTAAAGTTGAGGAGTTTAGAAAAGGCTAGCAGCCAATTGAAAAATATATGAGCAGACAGTTCACAGGGAAGGAATTGCAAATGACACTGGAAAGCTTTTAAAGAACCTGGCATTTTATCTGTGGGATGAGCTCATTTCTTGTCTTATAGGGAAAAGCCAAAATATTGATAGTATTTCATCAAAATGGCAAATAAATAAGTCCTTGTGTTTATTACTGCATGAGAGAGAAAGTTGACATTCTTtttcaaactgtgtgtgtgtgtgtgtgtgtgtgtgtgtgtgtgtgtgtgtgtgtgtgtgtgtgtaactcttaAATGTGGTGATCCCAAAGATGTATTGGAGTAGCTACAAAATGACATGTGAGCAGGCATGTGTTTGCAAAATGTTTAGATGAGCTCAAGTATCCAATATTGGAAGATTAATAGAATAAATTATTGTGTATAAAATGAGACAGTGCACAGAAAATAGGGAAGGCTTCAGCACACCCTGATTGGGAGTATGGGTAGATACCCtgactgggggtggggtagaTACCCTGACTGGGGGTAGGGGCAGAAAATTAGAAGCAGGGTATCTTATGTGGTTGCTTAGTAATACATATTTGGGTTCTTCAGTTTGGCCCTAAGATTTAAGGAAGAGTCAATAAATAGAGAAGCCATTAACTATTAAGTCCTAGGCACTTGGAGCCAATTGCTCTGGGCTTTTTTGGCTAGGCATCCAGACTACATGCTATACTTGTGGTAACTTCATGGACTCGTTACTGTACATAGCATGCTGGGTCCTGGGCTGCTT from Peromyscus eremicus chromosome 10, PerEre_H2_v1, whole genome shotgun sequence encodes:
- the Exoc1l gene encoding exocyst complex component 1-like; this translates as MSSLVKEDLEKKLFKPLAQNLCEFIEIEFSVQDRYYLCVSVTKTDEVKIIMVKHYRVGLDEKYEVTKKWSLNDLQMIDGKEADTDNPFFDLHFKKVYSLEAYSCASKYSFARTVNRLNHVYLKKDLHLVNFDSTYINDDSIWSSNNKDCLVLMRICFYAFNLVCLSLCPLPL